The DNA sequence CCTACCACACTCTACTtaaatcagtggttcttaaaTGCCCCAGGGGTATTTTGGAACTCTGTGTGGTGATCTTGGTTGTTATAATGAAGGGGGTCCTAGTGGCATTCAGGGGATAGGGATCTGGGGATGCCATGTGGGACAGTCCCCCACAAAGAAGTCCCCACCACTTCCAGTTCTTTAGTGGCCTGTCCCACCCTCACATAACTGAAAAACCTGCTTGCTCAGAGCCAAGCTCTGTCTTGTATGGGCATATCCAGTATTTCTTAATACTTGTCCCCTTGTTCCAGACTCTGGATATTCGTGGACTGCCAGTGTGGTGTCAATCAAGAGATCAGCCAGTCTCGTTGGACTTTAGTAAGAGTTGGTCACCATTTGGGAAACTGAGTCTCTGATGGCATGTGAGGCCCTGGCCATGGTTATCACCTTCCCCGTGATTGTAGTTCACTAAATATTCTCTGTTGTGCTGGAGATGAAGGACCCAAGCATTGCCATaatgaaatttcttttatttctcttttatattacAGTTAGGGTactataatgattaaaaaaaaagacctgtgCAAGGATTACATTATCCACGACTTTCAGAGTAGCAAAGAAGTGTTCAAAACCCTTGTTAGAAGGGAGGTGGTTGGTCTGAAAGGGTCAAAAACAACCAATGTAAAGGACAAGCTCAGTCTTCCTGTGTATCTGGGACTGACCCCAGCgaggaaaaatttcaaaaatttcagaAAGTCCTTTGAAAAGACACCAGGAACAGCAATGCTTAACCCATGGAAGTTATGGCCAATGGTGGACTGCCAGGCAGCCTTACTGGTGCTAATTGTGGGGGCAGTGTCCCAGGGCCACCTGGAGTCACCCATGGGCGCTGCCCACTGCAGCCCTGCGAGCCTGGCCTGGCGCTCACCTCCTGAGCAGAGCCTCCGAATGGGACATTTCCTTGATTCGGACACCACCTGGCAgtttgctgcctcctcccacccgGCCCGGCCGGCTTCCCGCACTCGGGTCTCCAAGCCCCAAGCCGAGCCGCAGGTCTTCCCGTTGTGCATGCAGGGGCTCCAGCTGCCCCAGGGGCCCAGCTCACACTCCTctgtggggtggagagagagacagacagacagatggagtCAGCTGGCCATCAGTGTCCTTCAGATTCAAGGGCCGGGTCTGTGGGGTTTGATTCCTTGAAGATACCATGTGCCCAAGCAAGGGATTTGCAGGCAATTACAAGGAGCAGAGGGGACACATTTAAGTAGCCATTTATGAGAGCCTGAGAGGAAAGCTGTAGCGCACACAGGCTGCTGTGGGCCAGAAGCTGAGGGACCCATTTTGTGACTTTGAAGGGGAGGCTTCCCCAGGGAGctgaagggagagggaggggttCACTGGGTGGAGATGGACGGCGGCACCTTCCAGGCAGGCGGGCACAGCCTGGGGCCCTGGCAGACCATGTTTGAGGGACAGGCAGCTAGACGGGGGGCAGGtttggaaggagagaggaggggcaggaggtgaGGCTGGTGGTCAGCTGGAAGGCCCTCAGGACCAGGGCACGGGTTTTGCACTTGTTTATGTGCCTCTGATCAGCTGTAGAAGGTGGAAGCTATGCTGGGCTGTCGTGAGGAAAAATGAGGTTGTGGACATACAAGTTTTCAGTAGGgaataattttaagatataaataaataaatacatacatacatacacactctcACATTCAATTCTTCTAAGAATCCCTGAGAGGTGGGCAGAGAATAGGGCACTTCTTAATAACCCAATTCTGCAGATTAGACCCTGAGGCCTAGAGCAGAGCTTGCTAAGGGAGCAGAGAAGGGGCTCAGACAACAGAACACAGCAAGCGTTTAAGATCCAGTTGGAGCCAGGTCGGCCTCCCGGAGGTCACCGTCTAGAGAAGTCCAGCTGGAAGGGCAGGGTGCTCATGCAGAATGGGGGAATTGCAGCAGCTGTGGGAGCCTAGGGGCCGTGTGAGTCCCAGTCTGGGGACctggaaggctttctggaggacGAGACTCTGGACCTGGAGGTTGAAGTAGGGGTGGGGAGTAGCCAGGCTCAGGAGGTGCAGGAGGAAGAAGTGCTCCAGGGGGAAGGAATGACCCCACAACACCCCCAGGATGACTTGGTTCTACAGCTGGGAAGCTGGAGCATGGAGTCAAATGTGGGAGGAAAAAATGACAGGAGTGGAGAGGCTCGCAGATGGAGACCAGGCTGCTCTCAGCCTAGGAGGGCTCTGCCTGAAGAAAGTGGGTGCTGAAGAAGGGCCTTGAGAGGAGAGAAACCTGATCAGATTGTCATTTTGGAATAATTACTGTGGCTGCTGGGATGACAGCCACTGTGGGCTGGAGGCAGTGAGACCTGAGCCAGGTAGACGCAAGAGGCCTTGGCCATGGTCCCAGCAACGGgcagagggtgtggagaaaggggtggcAGGAGTGGGGCGGGTTTGGGAGCTTTAGTCTAGTTAATATTTTCCCACAAGTTCTTTTTGCCGCCTAACATCTGTATTTATTCTTGTGTGTCCCTTCTGTCTCCTCACTAAACTGTCACATTCACAAGGGCAGGGGCTTTGTCTATTTTCTTCACTAATATGTTCCCAGCTCCTCTGAAAGTACCTGGTGCATAGCAGATGCTCTAGTAAATATTTCTTGGGGAAATGAATGAACAGGTCAGATTGGGTGTAGGATGAGAGGGAAGAGTCAGCAATGATGCCCGTGTCTCTGGCATGTCCAGCCCTTTGGGTGTGAAGCTTGGTGATTGATAGAGGAAGCCCAGAGGAAGCACCCAGCTGGgggtagggaaggaaggaaggaggcataGAGGGAAGGTGGGGATGTGGGTGTGCTCAAGGAGGGATGCAGCTGAGGACTGTGAGCCAGCAGCATTCATTCAGCTTTTAGAAGAGGAACTCACATGGGAGTCTGAAAAGGAGCAGTAGGAAAACAGAGCAGTAATAATAATGACAGCTAATATCacatgtaataataatgatatgagttgagcacttactgtgtgctagtTACTGTATTAAGTACTTCAAATTtgttaatttaatcctcacagcaacaaCTGTAATTTTTTTAGCATTTGAAGGAATTGAGGGACAGACagcttaagtgacttgctcagggtcactaATGGGAAAATTTTAGAGATAGGATTTGAGCCTAGGTCTGTCTTATTCCAAAATTAATGCTCTTCTCCTGTACTCTGCTGTCTCCTTTGGAAGTAATAGTGGTGCTGATGTTGGAGGTAACAGCAATCATAAGGGTGCCTGTGATGGCTCTAGTGTATTGATAGGTTCCTATATGTACCAGACATGGTGATGCTAGGTCACCCAGCACTGTATGTCATTCTACTATGATCTCTTCCAGGTCTCCTGACACCCATTAGCAGCTTCTGCTCcaaggagggaggagaaggtggCCCCCACTCACCCTGGCACTCCCGTGTGCTTGGCTGGGCCGCGGTGCCTGGTGGGCAGGTAGGCAGACACTTTCCCTTGTACAGGTAAAACCGCCTCTTGCACTGGATGCAGAAGTCCTGGCTGAAGCAGCTCTCACATGTGGCCCCACATTCTGTAATAGAGCCAGGGCCAGCCCTGGTAAGGGTGGCTGCCCAGGGAGGGGGCCCTCTGGGATTGCCAGAGGTGGGAGGTCTTTGAGCAGTCCCAAGCTCTGTAGCAGTAGGGTCAGGATTCAGAGTCTCCTTCAAAGCTCAGACTTGTCCAGGGTCAAACTGGCTGCATTTAAgaactccctttctcatttgAACTGAGGCTCAGTGGCGGCAGGTGAGGAGTCCAAGGTAACATGGTTATTTGGATTTAAAGATGGATTCCCTTTCTCATTTGAATTGAGGCTCAGAGTTGTCAAGTGACTTGCttgaagtcacacagcaaatcTGGGCTGGGAGTGAGGACTCTGTACTCTATTTCCATCAAAGCTCAGAGATAGTCATGCTTTGTCTCAGGTCACAGTGAAAATTAGGGTTAGATGTTAAGACTCCTCTTCCCATTTGTGTTAGGCCCAGAGAAGGTGGGTaacatgtccaaggtcacacaacaaaGTAGGGTAAAGGTGAAGTCTCCCTGCTCCATTAGTGCTGAGACCAGAGAGGGCACTGACTTCCTTAGAGCTTCAGAGCCAACATGGAACCAGTATCTCAGAGTCTGGCCTCAGCCATACACCCTTTCTCTGTGGCTGTGTTGGGGTGAGAGGTGGGATGTGGGCCAGAAGTACTCAGGAGCCCAGTGCCAGTACAGATAAGGGAGGAACCACGTACTTTTGCACCTGTTGACCTCCTGGCCGCGGATGCCGAAGTAGCCCTGGGGACAGTCATGCACACACTTGCCGTACTGGCGGATACCTTCCCGGTGGATGAACAGGAAGAGCCTCTGCTGGCAGGTGGAGCAGCCGTTCTCCTCTGAGCAGATGACGCAGCCTGTGCAGTTGCCTCCCAGACCAGTGCCCACTGCCAGCCAGAccagggtggagggtgggggaaagggagagagagagagagtcaaaCTATATGTGTGAACAGCTCAGACTGTCTCATTGGGGTATTAACTGAGCATATGGCCACCCACACAAATGACTTTATTTCCCATGCAACTAGATATGGTCACATGGCCAAAAGCTAGCCAAGGGGTATAAGGTAAAGCAGTGTATGTAACTTC is a window from the Manis javanica isolate MJ-LG chromosome 5, MJ_LKY, whole genome shotgun sequence genome containing:
- the RSPO4 gene encoding R-spondin-4 isoform X3 → MRAPLCLLLLVAHAVDTLPVNRRKKQVGTGLGGNCTGCVICSEENGCSTCQQRLFLFIHREGIRQYGKCVHDCPQGYFGIRGQEVNRCKKCGATCESCFSQDFCIQCKRRFYLYKGKCLPTCPPGTAAQPSTRECQERSPSQKKGRRDRRPRKDRKLDHKGDVTPPTLAGGTVGGVSF
- the RSPO4 gene encoding R-spondin-4 isoform X1, producing the protein MRAPLCLLLLVAHAVDTLPVNRRKKQVGTGLGGNCTGCVICSEENGCSTCQQRLFLFIHREGIRQYGKCVHDCPQGYFGIRGQEVNRCKKCGATCESCFSQDFCIQCKRRFYLYKGKCLPTCPPGTAAQPSTRECQEECELGPWGSWSPCMHNGKTCGSAWGLETRVREAGRAGWEEAANCQVVSESRKCPIRRLCSGGERQARLAGLQWAAPMGDSRWPWDTAPTISTSKAAWQSTIGHNFHGLSIAVPGVFSKDFLKFLKFFLAGVSPRYTGRLSLSFTLVVFDPFRPTTSLLTRVLNTSLLL
- the RSPO4 gene encoding R-spondin-4 isoform X2 encodes the protein MRAPLCLLLLVAHAVDTLPVNRRKKQVGTGLGGNCTGCVICSEENGCSTCQQRLFLFIHREGIRQYGKCVHDCPQGYFGIRGQEVNRCKKCGATCESCFSQDFCIQCKRRFYLYKGKCLPTCPPGTAAQPSTRECQEECELGPWGSWSPCMHNGKTCGSAWGLETRVREAGRAGWEEAANCQVVSESRKCPIRRLCSGERSPSQKKGRRDRRPRKDRKLDHKGDVTPPTLAGGTVGGVSF